One genomic region from Peromyscus eremicus chromosome 20, PerEre_H2_v1, whole genome shotgun sequence encodes:
- the Wnt7b gene encoding protein Wnt-7b, which translates to MGINECQHQFRFGRWNCSALGEKTVFGQELRVGSREAAFTYAITAAGVAHAVTAACSQGNLSNCGCDREKQGYYNQAEGWKWGGCSADVRYGIDFSRRFVDAREIKKNARRLMNLHNNEAGRKVLEDRMKLECKCHGVSGSCTTKTCWTTLPKFREVGHLLKEKYNAAVQVEVVRASRLRQPTFLRIKQLRSYQKPMETDLVYIEKSPNYCEEDAATGSVGTQGRLCNRTSPGADGCDTMCCGRGYNTHQYTKVWQCNCKFHWCCFVKCNTCSERTEVFTCK; encoded by the exons ATGGGCATCAATGAGTGCCAGCACCAGTTCCGATTTGGCCGCTGGAACTGCTCCGCCCTGGGCGAGAAGACCGTCTTCGGGCAAGAGCTCCGAGTAG GGAGTCGCGAGGCTGCCTTCACATACGCCATCACCGCGGCCGGCGTGGCACACGCCGTCACCGCGGCCTGCAGCCAGGGCAACCTGAGCAACTGCGGCTGTGACCGCGAGAAGCAAGGCTACTACAACCAGGCGGAAGGCTGGAAGTGGGGAGGCTGCTCGGCAGATGTGCGCTACGGCATTGACTTCTCCCGACGCTTCGTGGATGCTCGTGAGATCAAAAAGAATGCCCGGCGTCTCATGAACCTCCACAACAACGAGGCAGGCAGAAAG GTTCTGGAGGACCGCATGAAGCTTGAATGTAAGTGTCACGGTGTGTCGGGCTCGTGTACCACCAAAACCTGCTGGACCACGCTGCCCAAGTTCCGGGAGGTGGGCCACCTGCTCAAGGAGAAATACAACGCAGCCGTGCAGGTGGAGGTGGTGCGAGCCAGCCGCCTGCGCCAGCCCACCTTCCTGCGCATCAAGCAGCTGCGCAGCTACCAGAAGCCCATGGAGACGGACCTGGTGTACATCGAGAAGTCGCCCAACTACTGCGAAGAGGACGCGGCCACGGGCAGCGTGGGCACGCAGGGCCGCCTGTGCAACCGCACCTCCCCCGGCGCCGACGGCTGCGACACCATGTGCTGCGGCCGCGGCTACAACACGCACCAGTACACCAAGGTGTGGCAGTGCAACTGCAAATTCCACTGGTGTTGCTTCGTCAAGTGCAACACGTGCAGCGAGCGCACGGAGGTCTTCACCTGCAAGTGA